Genomic DNA from Gammaproteobacteria bacterium:
CAGTCCTCGTACCGCCTCTTCGAGAATCGTGCGCAATCGTTGTTCGTCCAAAGGCGAACGGCTGCCGTCATGTCTGATGATGTTGGGAAGGGCCTCCGGCGTTTTGTCCGATTTAGCCTTTTGTTGTTGCTCGCGCAGTTTGGCGTGCTCTTCCCGGTACAAAACATAACTACGCGCGACTTTGTGTTCACCAGCGCGCATCAAGGCCAATTCAACCTGATCTTGGATGTCTTCAATATGGATGGTGCCGCCATTGGGCATACGGCGGACAAATGTTGCGGTAATCTGTTTGGTTAACCGATCAACCGTTTCTCGAATACGGGCGGACATCGCGGCCTGCCCGCCTTCCACGGCCAAGAAGGCTTTGGTCATGGCCACCTTGATTTTTGTGTCATCGTATGGAGTGACCTTGCCATTTCGGCGAATTACTTGAATGTTGTGATCGGTTTTTGGGGCGGAGTGTTGCTTCTCTAGGTTCGAAGTGAGCGGTTTTTTTTCCAGTTCAGCGATGATGTTTTCGGTTTCCATATAACGCACCCTTA
This window encodes:
- a CDS encoding ribonucleoside-diphosphate reductase subunit alpha (Catalyzes the rate-limiting step in dNTP synthesis); protein product: METENIIAELEKKPLTSNLEKQHSAPKTDHNIQVIRRNGKVTPYDDTKIKVAMTKAFLAVEGGQAAMSARIRETVDRLTKQITATFVRRMPNGGTIHIEDIQDQVELALMRAGEHKVARSYVLYREEHAKLREQQQKAKSDKTPEALPNIIRHDGSRSPLDEQRLRTILEEAVRGL